The genome window TTATGCTGCGCTATTTCTGACAAAAGGGGGGAGCGATGGGTATTGTGCTGCTGGTAATCCTGATCTTCGGCCTTGTGGGCCTGGCCGGGCTTTTTATCGGTATTTACAACGGTTTGGTGCGGCTGCGCCACAACATCGACAAGGCTTGGGCCAATATCGACGTGCTGCTGAAACAGCGGCACGATGAGCTGCCTAAACTCATGGAAACCTGCAAGGGCTACATGACGCACGAGAGAGGTCTCATTGAAAAAGTCTTGGAAGCCCGGGCCGCTTATTTCAATGCGGGATCCATTGATGCCAAGACCGTGGCGACCAAT of Candidatus Omnitrophota bacterium contains these proteins:
- a CDS encoding LemA family protein, producing MGIVLLVILIFGLVGLAGLFIGIYNGLVRLRHNIDKAWANIDVLLKQRHDELPKLMETCKGYMTHERGLIEKVLEARAAYFNAGSIDAKTVATNEMSKMLKSLFALAENYPDLKANQNFLQLQGRISSLENEIADRREFFNESVTLYNIKIQQFPDVLLARQLGYTPHHLLEVAEEDKRDVDIKF